Proteins found in one Paenibacillus borealis genomic segment:
- a CDS encoding metallophosphoesterase: MQYRIQSGHDLSILTTTDTHYLSQSLRDLGPAFNQFLAAGDGKQLGYSNEMMKALGYDIGIRKPDAVIISGDLSNNGEEASHKDLAKHLKTIEQETGTRVYVIPGNHDIQNPWARKFKGKRQYSADSVTAKQFRKIYGSFGYDEALLEDKDSLSYLAAPSDDLWLLMLDTAQYKNNKDLGNPQLEGRVSASTLKWIDACGEMAAAQGAQIVAVMHHSLLDHSDFIQEGFTVDDNGQVIDALLRNNIHTTLSGHIHIQDISEYQKDGNSIYDIADSALSVFPHQYGILNYSSANQTLDYSTAKLGMELWAASSGSTDQNLLHFNTYSEANFRKRSATRSYSRLISDTAYANYTEEELSKMADVVGRLNENYFAGTASTDNAAVIATEGYRLWQSAPASGTRSYVLGMAARETKNNHELHVQLPVH, encoded by the coding sequence GTGCAATATCGTATACAGTCCGGCCATGATCTTAGTATTCTAACGACTACCGACACACACTATTTATCACAAAGCCTCAGGGATCTCGGACCTGCCTTCAACCAGTTTCTGGCTGCCGGGGATGGTAAACAGCTGGGATACAGCAACGAAATGATGAAAGCCCTCGGATATGACATCGGAATCCGTAAGCCGGATGCCGTCATCATTAGCGGAGATCTCAGCAACAATGGTGAAGAAGCCAGCCATAAGGACCTGGCCAAACATCTGAAGACCATCGAACAGGAGACCGGAACCCGGGTATATGTTATACCCGGCAATCACGATATCCAGAATCCCTGGGCCCGTAAATTTAAGGGTAAGCGCCAATATTCTGCAGATTCCGTTACCGCCAAACAGTTCCGCAAGATCTATGGCAGCTTCGGTTATGATGAAGCGCTGCTGGAGGATAAGGACTCGCTGAGCTATCTGGCTGCCCCGTCAGATGATCTGTGGCTGCTCATGCTCGATACTGCACAATACAAAAATAATAAAGATCTGGGAAATCCTCAATTGGAGGGCAGGGTGAGCGCTTCAACACTGAAATGGATTGATGCGTGTGGTGAAATGGCTGCGGCACAAGGCGCGCAGATCGTAGCGGTCATGCATCACAGCCTGCTGGATCACAGTGACTTCATCCAGGAAGGCTTCACTGTGGATGATAACGGACAGGTTATTGACGCCCTGCTGCGCAATAATATCCATACCACTCTCAGCGGACACATTCATATTCAGGATATAAGTGAATATCAGAAGGACGGCAACAGCATATATGACATCGCAGACAGTGCATTATCTGTGTTCCCTCATCAATACGGTATCTTAAACTATTCCTCCGCCAACCAAACCCTGGACTACAGTACAGCTAAACTAGGGATGGAGCTGTGGGCTGCGTCATCGGGCAGTACAGACCAGAATCTGCTGCATTTCAACACTTATAGCGAAGCAAATTTCCGTAAACGCTCGGCGACCCGCAGTTATTCCCGTTTGATATCGGACACTGCGTACGCTAATTACACGGAGGAAGAGCTGAGCAAGATGGCGGATGTAGTCGGCCGGCTGAATGAGAATTATTTTGCAGGAACCGCAAGTACTGACAATGCAGCTGTAATCGCCACGGAAGGCTATCGCCTCTGGCAGTCGGCACCCGCCAGCGGGACAAGAAGTTACGTCCTGGGAATGGCTGCCCGGGAAACGAAGAACAATCATGAGCTGCATGTGCAGCTTCCGGTCCATTGA
- a CDS encoding manganese catalase family protein, translating to MFKRMDEIMIEIPDVEKPDPNAAAAVQELLGGKFGEMSTLNNYLYQSFNFRSKEKLKPFYDLVMSITAEELGHVELVSHAVNKCLRGSTQYKKPDSTPLDAVKDARLSYHFLAGAQGAMPFDSMGNPWTGANVFNSGNLVEDLLHNFFLECGARTHKMKVYEMTDHPAARAVVGFLLVRGGVHVVAYAKALEIATGVNVTKLVPIPSLDNKSFNEARKYEEKGVHTKLYTWSDKDFSSIDQIWKGTHPEDGLPLEVIQGVPKGVPIPEAPESKEEFAPGISAEEFKEIAKRLKMAGNIKD from the coding sequence ATGTTCAAGCGTATGGATGAAATTATGATTGAAATTCCGGACGTCGAGAAACCAGATCCGAATGCTGCTGCCGCTGTACAGGAACTGCTTGGCGGTAAATTTGGTGAGATGTCAACACTGAACAACTATCTGTATCAATCGTTTAATTTCCGTTCCAAAGAAAAGCTGAAGCCCTTCTACGATCTGGTGATGAGCATCACTGCAGAAGAGTTAGGCCATGTCGAACTCGTCTCTCATGCTGTAAACAAATGTCTGAGAGGTTCGACACAATATAAGAAGCCGGACTCCACTCCGCTGGATGCGGTAAAAGATGCCCGGCTGTCCTACCACTTCCTGGCCGGAGCCCAGGGTGCGATGCCGTTCGATTCAATGGGCAACCCATGGACCGGAGCCAATGTGTTCAACAGCGGCAACCTGGTAGAAGATTTGCTGCATAACTTCTTCCTCGAGTGCGGCGCAAGAACACACAAGATGAAGGTCTATGAAATGACCGACCATCCGGCTGCACGTGCTGTTGTCGGCTTCCTCCTTGTCCGTGGGGGCGTTCATGTGGTCGCCTATGCCAAGGCACTGGAGATTGCCACAGGCGTCAACGTAACCAAGCTAGTGCCGATACCTTCCCTGGACAATAAATCATTCAATGAAGCCAGAAAGTATGAAGAAAAAGGTGTTCATACGAAGCTCTATACCTGGAGCGATAAGGATTTCAGCTCCATAGACCAGATCTGGAAGGGCACCCATCCAGAAGACGGGCTTCCGCTAGAAGTTATTCAGGGCGTGCCTAAAGGCGTTCCGATTCCTGAAGCCCCTGAATCCAAGGAGGAATTCGCACCGGGGATCTCTGCCGAGGAATTCAAAGAGATTGCCAAACGGCTCAAGATGGCCGGTAATATCAAGGATTAG
- a CDS encoding Dabb family protein: MITNNLLIKLKDGSPERVAEAREVLLGMRGQIGHIHELKVEVDVRSGSYDLMLIVQYESMADMEAYLVHPVHVGVSEYIAGVLQSAASFCYES, translated from the coding sequence ATGATTACGAACAATCTGTTAATCAAGCTGAAGGACGGCAGCCCGGAGCGTGTTGCTGAAGCCCGTGAAGTGCTGCTGGGCATGCGTGGTCAAATCGGGCATATCCATGAATTGAAAGTGGAGGTTGATGTCCGCAGCGGCTCCTATGATCTGATGCTGATCGTGCAATACGAGAGCATGGCGGACATGGAGGCGTATTTGGTTCATCCTGTACATGTCGGGGTTTCGGAGTATATTGCAGGTGTTCTGCAGTCGGCAGCTTCTTTTTGTTACGAATCCTGA
- a CDS encoding pectinesterase family protein, producing the protein MLVGKGEFCDYPTIQAAVDELERDPLEKPVTLYIMSGVYEEAVRIYRSHLNIVGIGEVVITMNRHAKELDHSGEEQGTFATPTLFLGGRRLKLENLIIANTAGQGENIGQAVAVSAHCDETIFRNCSFRGHQDTLFTGPLPPYTKEGKAFGGIPLKEKHAVCRQLYTGCYIEGTIDFIFGGAAAYFEHCEIRSLRHYDDGPGYITAASTPQHQEYGYLFNECYFTADPEVSGVYLGRPWRSYARTDVVNCRLGGHIHPSGWDHWGNPGNMQTAVYREYGIAADDPVRSKRAAWAYIPEEKEAAAGKEPFFAGTDFWTAGGAEPSMS; encoded by the coding sequence ATGCTGGTAGGCAAAGGGGAATTTTGCGATTATCCAACCATTCAGGCAGCAGTGGATGAACTTGAACGGGACCCGCTGGAGAAGCCGGTGACCCTGTATATTATGTCAGGGGTGTATGAAGAGGCGGTAAGGATTTACCGGTCCCATCTTAATATAGTGGGCATCGGGGAGGTGGTAATCACCATGAACAGGCATGCCAAGGAACTGGACCACTCAGGGGAAGAGCAGGGAACCTTTGCGACACCGACATTGTTCCTCGGCGGCCGGAGGCTGAAGCTTGAGAACCTGATCATTGCCAACACGGCAGGACAGGGGGAGAACATCGGGCAGGCTGTAGCCGTATCCGCCCATTGTGATGAGACCATTTTCCGGAACTGCAGCTTCAGGGGGCATCAGGATACGCTGTTCACCGGACCGTTGCCGCCGTATACCAAAGAAGGGAAGGCCTTTGGAGGCATTCCGCTTAAGGAGAAGCATGCCGTTTGCCGCCAGCTGTACACGGGTTGTTATATCGAGGGGACGATTGATTTTATTTTTGGCGGAGCAGCGGCTTATTTCGAGCACTGTGAGATCCGCAGTCTGCGTCATTATGACGATGGGCCGGGTTACATAACAGCGGCATCCACGCCGCAGCATCAGGAGTACGGCTATCTGTTCAACGAGTGTTATTTTACGGCGGACCCGGAGGTCAGCGGAGTCTACCTGGGCCGTCCCTGGCGCAGCTATGCCAGAACGGACGTGGTGAACTGCCGGCTGGGCGGCCATATTCATCCCTCCGGCTGGGACCACTGGGGGAACCCCGGGAATATGCAGACGGCCGTTTACCGGGAATACGGCATAGCCGCTGATGACCCTGTACGTTCTAAGCGTGCAGCCTGGGCGTATATTCCAGAAGAGAAGGAAGCGGCGGCAGGCAAAGAGCCCTTTTTTGCCGGGACGGACTTCTGGACAGCGGGAGGCGCGGAGCCTTCTATGAGCTGA
- a CDS encoding glycoside hydrolase family 88/105 protein, translating to MIRTDFGVRMADSIMARTPRLYEDRGYDGRWSYDYGVILKGFQLLWERTGEQKYYQFIRDNMDYFISEEGTIRGYRLDEYNIDHLNNGKLLFVLYKQTGLEKYRLAAELLRSQLRSHPRTSEGVFWHKSIYPNQIWLDGLYMGSPFYLEYLLAFEDGEGLDDVTRQFILSAQHTRDHETGLLYHAWDEKRLQHWCDPATGLSANFWGRSLGWYVMALADVLELLPADHADYKKLTRIFTGTLSALSKVQDRASGVWFQVPNQGKRKGNYLEASASSMITYATAKGIRLGLLGSGWHKMLDRAMNGLVSEFVLETGEGWLNLNKTCQVAGLGGADQRDGSYAYYISEPIITNDQKGLGAFLLACAEYEYLQR from the coding sequence ATGATAAGAACTGACTTTGGTGTCCGCATGGCGGATTCCATTATGGCCCGTACACCGAGGCTGTATGAAGACAGAGGATATGATGGCAGATGGTCCTATGATTACGGAGTAATTCTGAAGGGATTTCAGCTTCTATGGGAGCGGACGGGTGAACAGAAATATTATCAGTTCATCCGTGACAATATGGATTATTTCATCAGCGAAGAAGGTACGATCCGCGGCTACCGTCTGGACGAGTATAATATCGATCATTTGAATAACGGCAAGCTGCTGTTTGTTCTATATAAGCAGACAGGGCTTGAGAAGTACCGGCTGGCGGCAGAGCTGCTCAGATCACAGCTGAGAAGTCATCCCCGCACCTCAGAAGGTGTGTTCTGGCACAAGAGCATATATCCGAATCAGATCTGGCTGGATGGCCTGTATATGGGTTCGCCTTTCTATCTGGAGTATTTGCTAGCTTTTGAAGACGGTGAGGGACTGGACGATGTCACCCGGCAGTTTATCCTGAGTGCACAGCATACCAGAGACCACGAAACAGGACTGCTCTATCATGCCTGGGATGAAAAGCGCTTACAGCACTGGTGCGATCCTGCTACAGGCCTGTCGGCGAATTTCTGGGGACGTTCGCTGGGCTGGTACGTTATGGCGCTGGCTGACGTATTGGAGCTGCTGCCTGCGGATCATGCGGATTATAAGAAGCTAACCCGGATTTTTACAGGTACTTTATCTGCTCTGTCGAAGGTGCAGGACCGTGCATCGGGTGTCTGGTTTCAGGTGCCGAATCAGGGGAAGCGCAAGGGCAATTACCTGGAGGCCTCCGCTTCCAGCATGATCACCTATGCAACAGCTAAGGGGATCAGGCTCGGACTGCTCGGCAGCGGCTGGCACAAGATGCTGGACCGCGCAATGAACGGGCTGGTTTCCGAGTTCGTGCTGGAGACTGGAGAAGGCTGGCTTAACTTGAACAAAACCTGCCAGGTGGCCGGCCTCGGCGGAGCGGATCAGCGGGACGGCAGCTACGCCTACTATATAAGCGAGCCGATAATCACCAATGACCAAAAGGGATTAGGTGCTTTCCTGCTGGCTTGTGCAGAATACGAGTATTTGCAGCGCTGA
- a CDS encoding LacI family DNA-binding transcriptional regulator, which translates to MITIKDIARVAGVSHTTVSRALNGSPLIKKVTRDKIERIAAEMNYVPNYSAKSLVTKRSFTIGLFFSSIEQGTSASFLVDAIKGITHILDENYNLTVNGIDGVHNFSNIQPQRFDGILVMSQSDEDNAFIYHVKKMGIPLVVLNRQLEDPGIMNVVANDREGVKEAIDYAVLQGHRKLAIIEGKPGFKSSSERKQGFMDSLIAGRLALNPDYFASGDYSIESGYAAMTTLLSLEDQPTAVFCSNDDMAIGAMNACYAHKVDVPGQISLIGFDDIMFARYTNPALTTVRKPIAEISELGMKMLIQLLLQPETEPQQLFVKTGLTVRDTVAKI; encoded by the coding sequence ATGATTACCATCAAAGATATTGCACGCGTCGCCGGCGTCTCCCACACGACTGTATCCAGAGCGCTGAACGGCAGCCCGCTGATCAAGAAAGTCACCCGGGATAAGATTGAGCGAATCGCCGCGGAAATGAATTATGTGCCGAATTACAGCGCCAAGAGTCTGGTTACGAAGAGATCGTTCACCATCGGGCTGTTCTTCTCAAGCATTGAGCAGGGTACTTCAGCCAGCTTCCTGGTTGATGCTATCAAAGGCATTACGCATATCCTGGATGAGAACTACAATCTGACGGTTAACGGAATAGACGGTGTCCATAATTTCAGCAATATTCAGCCCCAGCGTTTCGACGGCATTCTGGTCATGAGCCAGAGCGATGAGGATAATGCCTTCATCTATCATGTGAAGAAGATGGGCATACCGCTTGTGGTGCTGAACCGCCAGCTGGAGGACCCGGGCATTATGAATGTTGTAGCCAATGACCGCGAAGGCGTGAAGGAAGCAATTGATTACGCTGTGCTTCAAGGGCACCGGAAGCTTGCTATTATTGAGGGGAAGCCCGGATTCAAATCTTCCAGCGAACGCAAGCAAGGGTTCATGGACAGCCTGATCGCAGGCCGTCTGGCGCTGAATCCAGATTATTTCGCTTCAGGAGATTACAGCATCGAGAGCGGCTATGCGGCGATGACCACACTGCTCAGCCTTGAGGATCAGCCTACGGCTGTATTCTGCTCCAATGATGATATGGCCATTGGCGCGATGAACGCCTGTTATGCCCATAAGGTCGATGTGCCGGGACAGATTTCGCTGATCGGATTCGATGATATTATGTTCGCCCGCTATACGAACCCTGCCCTGACCACCGTCCGCAAGCCCATTGCAGAGATCAGTGAACTCGGTATGAAAATGCTGATTCAGCTGCTGCTGCAGCCCGAGACAGAACCGCAGCAGTTATTCGTCAAGACCGGGCTCACGGTACGCGATACTGTCGCCAAGATCTGA
- a CDS encoding tagaturonate reductase codes for MTNRLSRSTHPELTLHPERMIQFGEGNFMRAFVDWQLQQMNNQGLFNGSAVLVQPIEQGLGGFMAAQDNLYTVLLNGIMDNQTVNSREIISSVSRVINPYTDYESYLALAEKDELEFITSNTTEAGIAYLPGDRADGTPPKSFPGKLTALLHRRFELGKKGFVIIPCELIDRNGEKLQEIVQQYAADWNLGGEFLQWLKEENTFCCSLVDRIVPGYPRDKAAELEAELGYLDNVMVTAEPFLFWVIEGPESLAERLPLAKAGLNVVVTPDMTPYRERKVHLLNGPHTAMVPLGLLAGLETVEDVMNDETFSRFVKQLIEDELIPMLDLPAEELLSYAGAVQERFRNPFIRHELTSISLNSISKFKTRLLPVLLRYQQERGKLPERITLAFAALLLSYRGDRVPLQDSPEILEIFTQAWSDPASFAGTILSNTSLWGQDLSLLTGLEAEINVHLQQLEQQDSRAALQQLVG; via the coding sequence ATGACAAACCGTTTATCCAGAAGCACTCACCCGGAGTTAACCCTGCATCCCGAGCGGATGATCCAATTCGGTGAAGGCAATTTCATGCGCGCCTTCGTGGACTGGCAGCTGCAGCAGATGAACAATCAAGGTCTGTTCAACGGAAGCGCGGTGCTGGTACAGCCGATTGAACAGGGGCTCGGCGGATTCATGGCCGCCCAGGACAATCTCTACACCGTGCTGCTGAACGGTATTATGGATAACCAGACAGTCAACTCGCGGGAAATCATCTCTTCGGTCAGCCGTGTAATTAACCCTTATACCGATTACGAGAGTTACCTTGCGCTCGCTGAGAAGGATGAGCTGGAATTCATCACCTCCAACACGACGGAAGCCGGTATTGCCTATCTTCCGGGCGACCGTGCAGACGGCACGCCGCCGAAGAGCTTCCCTGGCAAGCTGACTGCGCTGCTCCACCGCCGTTTCGAGCTGGGCAAAAAAGGCTTCGTCATCATCCCCTGCGAGCTGATCGACCGCAACGGCGAGAAACTGCAGGAGATTGTGCAGCAATACGCCGCTGACTGGAATCTGGGCGGGGAATTCCTGCAATGGCTGAAGGAGGAGAATACCTTCTGCTGCAGTCTGGTTGACCGGATCGTTCCGGGTTATCCGCGTGATAAGGCCGCTGAGCTGGAAGCCGAGCTGGGTTATCTGGACAATGTGATGGTTACAGCCGAGCCTTTCCTGTTCTGGGTCATTGAAGGACCGGAATCACTGGCTGAACGGCTGCCGCTGGCCAAGGCCGGACTGAATGTTGTGGTCACCCCTGATATGACTCCATACCGCGAGCGCAAGGTTCATCTGCTGAACGGACCGCATACGGCTATGGTTCCTCTAGGGCTGCTGGCGGGTCTGGAAACCGTTGAGGATGTTATGAATGACGAAACGTTCTCCCGCTTCGTGAAGCAGCTGATCGAAGACGAACTGATTCCTATGCTCGATCTGCCTGCGGAAGAGCTGCTGTCCTATGCCGGTGCCGTGCAGGAGCGGTTCAGAAATCCGTTCATCCGCCATGAGCTGACCTCTATCTCACTGAACAGCATCTCCAAATTCAAAACCCGGCTGCTCCCGGTGCTCCTCCGCTATCAGCAGGAACGCGGCAAGCTTCCGGAGCGGATTACGCTCGCCTTCGCCGCACTCCTGCTCAGCTACCGGGGAGACCGTGTGCCGCTGCAGGACAGTCCGGAAATCCTGGAGATTTTCACACAGGCATGGAGTGATCCGGCAAGCTTCGCAGGTACCATTCTCAGCAACACCAGCCTGTGGGGACAGGATCTGTCCTTGCTGACTGGACTGGAAGCTGAAATTAACGTCCATCTGCAGCAGCTGGAGCAACAGGATTCCCGCGCCGCATTGCAGCAGCTTGTCGGCTAA
- a CDS encoding UxaA family hydrolase: MKHLMKMNPRDTVAVALRPISAGEQLTIDSLTLQAAQDIPQGHKIALADFQIDEVITKYGYPIGHAIAPIAAGDWIHTHNIKTNLSGEEEYEYVPDVHQVTYPRRDLTFQGYRRSNGKVGIRNDLFIIPTVGCVNGIAEQMLQEFKAEHPDLGGFDNFTVLKHPYGCSQLGDDHRMTRSILLDAVNHPNAGGVLVFGLGCENNIVAEFRSMLGDYDESRVKFLVAQEVGNEVEAGLELLEQLYEAAKHDVREPVPLSELNIGLKCGGSDGFSGITANPLLGAFSDFIISQGGTSVLTEVPEMFGAEKMLMARAESHEVYEEIVSLINNFKQYFLSYGEPVYENPSPGNKAGGISTLEDKSLGCTQKAGTSPVVDVLQYGVKLRKKGLSLLQAPGNDLVAASALAASDCQLVLFTTGRGTPFGSFVPTVKVATNNDLFAKKGHWMDFNAGPLLETPMADVLEEFITYIIDVASGQKTRNEQNEVRELAIFKTGVTL; this comes from the coding sequence ATGAAGCACTTAATGAAAATGAACCCCAGAGATACAGTAGCTGTAGCCCTGCGGCCGATATCGGCCGGGGAGCAGCTCACCATAGACAGCTTGACGCTTCAGGCAGCCCAGGATATTCCGCAGGGCCACAAGATTGCCCTGGCCGATTTCCAGATTGATGAGGTTATCACCAAATACGGTTATCCTATCGGCCATGCCATCGCTCCGATTGCCGCAGGGGACTGGATTCATACGCATAATATCAAGACCAATCTGTCCGGCGAAGAGGAATATGAGTATGTGCCGGATGTTCATCAGGTTACCTACCCCCGCCGTGATCTGACCTTCCAGGGCTACCGCCGGAGTAACGGCAAGGTCGGCATCCGAAATGATCTGTTCATTATCCCGACGGTCGGCTGTGTGAACGGGATTGCCGAGCAAATGCTGCAGGAGTTCAAGGCTGAGCATCCCGATCTTGGCGGCTTCGATAACTTCACGGTGCTGAAGCATCCTTACGGCTGCTCCCAGCTCGGCGATGATCACCGCATGACGCGCAGCATTCTGCTCGACGCGGTGAATCATCCGAATGCCGGCGGGGTGCTCGTGTTCGGACTTGGTTGCGAGAACAACATTGTCGCCGAATTCCGCAGCATGCTGGGCGATTATGACGAGTCGCGGGTGAAATTCCTGGTTGCCCAGGAGGTGGGCAATGAGGTAGAAGCCGGCCTTGAGCTGCTGGAGCAGCTGTATGAGGCTGCGAAGCACGATGTCCGTGAGCCGGTTCCGCTCAGTGAGCTGAACATCGGCCTGAAATGCGGCGGCTCCGACGGGTTCTCCGGGATCACAGCCAATCCGCTGCTGGGGGCGTTCTCCGACTTCATCATCTCCCAGGGCGGAACCTCGGTGCTGACGGAAGTGCCGGAAATGTTCGGTGCGGAGAAGATGCTGATGGCGCGTGCAGAAAGCCATGAGGTCTATGAAGAGATCGTGTCGCTGATCAATAACTTCAAGCAGTATTTCCTCTCCTACGGCGAACCTGTATACGAGAATCCTTCTCCCGGCAACAAAGCCGGCGGCATCAGCACCCTGGAGGACAAATCGCTGGGCTGCACCCAGAAGGCCGGAACCTCGCCGGTGGTGGATGTGCTGCAATACGGCGTGAAGCTGCGCAAAAAAGGGCTGAGCCTCCTGCAGGCTCCCGGCAACGATCTGGTAGCCGCCTCCGCTCTCGCAGCTTCGGATTGCCAGCTGGTGTTGTTCACGACCGGGCGCGGAACGCCGTTCGGCAGCTTTGTGCCTACGGTGAAGGTGGCCACCAACAACGATCTTTTTGCCAAAAAAGGCCACTGGATGGACTTCAACGCCGGTCCTCTGCTGGAAACACCGATGGCCGATGTGCTGGAGGAATTCATTACTTATATCATTGATGTCGCCAGCGGCCAAAAAACACGGAACGAGCAGAATGAAGTCCGTGAGCTGGCTATTTTCAAAACCGGCGTTACGCTATAA